The following are encoded in a window of Acinonyx jubatus isolate Ajub_Pintada_27869175 chromosome D4, VMU_Ajub_asm_v1.0, whole genome shotgun sequence genomic DNA:
- the WDR38 gene encoding WD repeat-containing protein 38 isoform X5 — protein MNSGSAGRLAVGRVKFFGQHRGETLPYPVPPGQQRSVETVSFSPDSKQLASGGWDKRVVLWEVQSGQMLRHLGGHRDSVQSSDFAPSSDRVATGSWDSAICIWDLRTGTPVTSHQELEGHSGNISCLCYSASGLLASGSWDKTIHIWKPSTRNLLVQLKGHVTWVKSIAFSPDGSQLASAGYSHMVKVWDCNTGKCMETLKVSKVHGCSTQGCRKRPARGGWEQAGLAFPEPSEVLSAGSPGCGPRLCLHPRWETLSVWSC, from the exons ATGAACAGCGGGTCCGCAGGAAGGCTGGCCGTGGGGAGAGTGAAATTCTTCGGCCAGCACCGCGGGGAG ACCCTGCCATATCCTGTTCCACCAGGTCAACAGAGGAGCGTGGAGACGGTTAGCTTTAGCCCTGACTCAAAGCAGCTGGCATCGGGTGGCTGGGACAAGCGGGTGGTGCTCTGGGAGGTGCAG TCTGGCCAGATGCTGCGCCACTTAGGAGGGCACCGAGACTCTGTCCAGAGCAGTGACTTCGCACCCAGCTCAGACCGCGTG GCCACTGGCTCCTGGGACTCTGCTATCTGCATCTGGGACCTGCGGACGGGGACCCCAGTGACCTCCCACCAAGAGCTGGAGGGCCACAGTGGCAACATCAGCTGCCTGTGCTACTCAGCATCCGGCCTCCTG GCTTCCGGCTCCTGGGACAAGACCATCCACATCTGGAAGCCTTCCACCAGAAACCTGCTTGTTCAGCTCAAGGGCCATGTCACCTGGGTGAAGAGCATAGCTTTCTCTCCTGATGGGTCACAGCTAGCCAGCGCTGGCTACTCCCATATG GTCAAAGTCTGGGACTGCAACACAGGAAAGTGCATGGAGACTCTGAAGGTAAGTAAGGTCCACGGATGTAGCACCCAAGGGTGTAGGAAAAGGCCTGCCAGGGGGGGTTGGGAGCAGGCAGGACTCGCGTTCCCAGAGCCCAGTGAAGTGCTTTCGGCAGGGAGTCCTGGATGTGGCCCACGCCTGTGCCTTCACCCCAGATGGGAAACTCTTAGTGTCTGGAGCTGCTGA
- the WDR38 gene encoding WD repeat-containing protein 38 isoform X1 — MNSGSAGRLAVGRVKFFGQHRGEVNSSAFSPDGQRLLTASEDGYVYGWETQSGQLLWRLGGHAGPIKFCRFSPDGHLFATTSGDCTIRLWDVAEAKCLHVLKGQQRSVETVSFSPDSKQLASGGWDKRVVLWEVQSGQMLRHLGGHRDSVQSSDFAPSSDRVATGSWDSAICIWDLRTGTPVTSHQELEGHSGNISCLCYSASGLLASGSWDKTIHIWKPSTRNLLVQLKGHVTWVKSIAFSPDGSQLASAGYSHMVKVWDCNTGKCMETLKVSKVHGCSTQGCRKRPARGGWEQAGLAFPEPSEVLSAGSPGCGPRLCLHPRWETLSVWSC, encoded by the exons ATGAACAGCGGGTCCGCAGGAAGGCTGGCCGTGGGGAGAGTGAAATTCTTCGGCCAGCACCGCGGGGAG GTCAACTCCTCAGCCTTCTCTCCCGACGGCCAGAGGCTGCTCACAGCCTCTGAGGATGGCTATGTGTACGGCTGGGAGACCCAGAGCGGGCAGCTGCTGTGGAGGCTGGGTGGCCATGCAG GCCCCATCAAGTTCTGCCGCTTCTCCCCTGATGGCCACCTTTTTGCCACGACCTCTGGTGACTGTACCATCCGCCTGTGGGATGTAGCAGAAGCCAAGTGTCTGCATGTCCTGAAGG GTCAACAGAGGAGCGTGGAGACGGTTAGCTTTAGCCCTGACTCAAAGCAGCTGGCATCGGGTGGCTGGGACAAGCGGGTGGTGCTCTGGGAGGTGCAG TCTGGCCAGATGCTGCGCCACTTAGGAGGGCACCGAGACTCTGTCCAGAGCAGTGACTTCGCACCCAGCTCAGACCGCGTG GCCACTGGCTCCTGGGACTCTGCTATCTGCATCTGGGACCTGCGGACGGGGACCCCAGTGACCTCCCACCAAGAGCTGGAGGGCCACAGTGGCAACATCAGCTGCCTGTGCTACTCAGCATCCGGCCTCCTG GCTTCCGGCTCCTGGGACAAGACCATCCACATCTGGAAGCCTTCCACCAGAAACCTGCTTGTTCAGCTCAAGGGCCATGTCACCTGGGTGAAGAGCATAGCTTTCTCTCCTGATGGGTCACAGCTAGCCAGCGCTGGCTACTCCCATATG GTCAAAGTCTGGGACTGCAACACAGGAAAGTGCATGGAGACTCTGAAGGTAAGTAAGGTCCACGGATGTAGCACCCAAGGGTGTAGGAAAAGGCCTGCCAGGGGGGGTTGGGAGCAGGCAGGACTCGCGTTCCCAGAGCCCAGTGAAGTGCTTTCGGCAGGGAGTCCTGGATGTGGCCCACGCCTGTGCCTTCACCCCAGATGGGAAACTCTTAGTGTCTGGAGCTGCTGA
- the WDR38 gene encoding WD repeat-containing protein 38 isoform X4 has translation MNSGSAGRLAVGRVKFFGQHRGEVNSSAFSPDGQRLLTASEDGYVYGWETQSGQLLWRLGGHAGPIKFCRFSPDGHLFATTSGDCTIRLWDVAEAKCLHVLKGQQRSVETSGQMLRHLGGHRDSVQSSDFAPSSDRVATGSWDSAICIWDLRTGTPVTSHQELEGHSGNISCLCYSASGLLASGSWDKTIHIWKPSTRNLLVQLKGHVTWVKSIAFSPDGSQLASAGYSHMVKVWDCNTGKCMETLKVSKVHGCSTQGCRKRPARGGWEQAGLAFPEPSEVLSAGSPGCGPRLCLHPRWETLSVWSC, from the exons ATGAACAGCGGGTCCGCAGGAAGGCTGGCCGTGGGGAGAGTGAAATTCTTCGGCCAGCACCGCGGGGAG GTCAACTCCTCAGCCTTCTCTCCCGACGGCCAGAGGCTGCTCACAGCCTCTGAGGATGGCTATGTGTACGGCTGGGAGACCCAGAGCGGGCAGCTGCTGTGGAGGCTGGGTGGCCATGCAG GCCCCATCAAGTTCTGCCGCTTCTCCCCTGATGGCCACCTTTTTGCCACGACCTCTGGTGACTGTACCATCCGCCTGTGGGATGTAGCAGAAGCCAAGTGTCTGCATGTCCTGAAGG GTCAACAGAGGAGCGTGGAGACG TCTGGCCAGATGCTGCGCCACTTAGGAGGGCACCGAGACTCTGTCCAGAGCAGTGACTTCGCACCCAGCTCAGACCGCGTG GCCACTGGCTCCTGGGACTCTGCTATCTGCATCTGGGACCTGCGGACGGGGACCCCAGTGACCTCCCACCAAGAGCTGGAGGGCCACAGTGGCAACATCAGCTGCCTGTGCTACTCAGCATCCGGCCTCCTG GCTTCCGGCTCCTGGGACAAGACCATCCACATCTGGAAGCCTTCCACCAGAAACCTGCTTGTTCAGCTCAAGGGCCATGTCACCTGGGTGAAGAGCATAGCTTTCTCTCCTGATGGGTCACAGCTAGCCAGCGCTGGCTACTCCCATATG GTCAAAGTCTGGGACTGCAACACAGGAAAGTGCATGGAGACTCTGAAGGTAAGTAAGGTCCACGGATGTAGCACCCAAGGGTGTAGGAAAAGGCCTGCCAGGGGGGGTTGGGAGCAGGCAGGACTCGCGTTCCCAGAGCCCAGTGAAGTGCTTTCGGCAGGGAGTCCTGGATGTGGCCCACGCCTGTGCCTTCACCCCAGATGGGAAACTCTTAGTGTCTGGAGCTGCTGA
- the WDR38 gene encoding WD repeat-containing protein 38 isoform X3, with amino-acid sequence MNSGSAGRLAVGRVKFFGQHRGEVNSSAFSPDGQRLLTASEDGYVYGWETQSGQLLWRLGGHAGPIKFCRFSPDGHLFATTSGDCTIRLWDVAEAKCLHVLKGQQRSVETVSFSPDSKQLASGGWDKRVVLWEVQSGQMLRHLGGHRDSVQSSDFAPSSDRVATGSWDSAICIWDLRTGTPVTSHQELEGHSGNISCLCYSASGLLASGSWDKTIHIWKPSTRNLLVQLKGHVTWVKSIAFSPDGSQLASAGYSHMVKVWDCNTGKCMETLKGVLDVAHACAFTPDGKLLVSGAADQARCQFRCMIKSPRASQI; translated from the exons ATGAACAGCGGGTCCGCAGGAAGGCTGGCCGTGGGGAGAGTGAAATTCTTCGGCCAGCACCGCGGGGAG GTCAACTCCTCAGCCTTCTCTCCCGACGGCCAGAGGCTGCTCACAGCCTCTGAGGATGGCTATGTGTACGGCTGGGAGACCCAGAGCGGGCAGCTGCTGTGGAGGCTGGGTGGCCATGCAG GCCCCATCAAGTTCTGCCGCTTCTCCCCTGATGGCCACCTTTTTGCCACGACCTCTGGTGACTGTACCATCCGCCTGTGGGATGTAGCAGAAGCCAAGTGTCTGCATGTCCTGAAGG GTCAACAGAGGAGCGTGGAGACGGTTAGCTTTAGCCCTGACTCAAAGCAGCTGGCATCGGGTGGCTGGGACAAGCGGGTGGTGCTCTGGGAGGTGCAG TCTGGCCAGATGCTGCGCCACTTAGGAGGGCACCGAGACTCTGTCCAGAGCAGTGACTTCGCACCCAGCTCAGACCGCGTG GCCACTGGCTCCTGGGACTCTGCTATCTGCATCTGGGACCTGCGGACGGGGACCCCAGTGACCTCCCACCAAGAGCTGGAGGGCCACAGTGGCAACATCAGCTGCCTGTGCTACTCAGCATCCGGCCTCCTG GCTTCCGGCTCCTGGGACAAGACCATCCACATCTGGAAGCCTTCCACCAGAAACCTGCTTGTTCAGCTCAAGGGCCATGTCACCTGGGTGAAGAGCATAGCTTTCTCTCCTGATGGGTCACAGCTAGCCAGCGCTGGCTACTCCCATATG GTCAAAGTCTGGGACTGCAACACAGGAAAGTGCATGGAGACTCTGAAG GGAGTCCTGGATGTGGCCCACGCCTGTGCCTTCACCCCAGATGGGAAACTCTTAGTGTCTGGAGCTGCTGATCAGGCAAGATGCCAATTCCGATGCATGATCAAATCACCCAGAGCCTCTCAGATATAA
- the RPL35 gene encoding 60S ribosomal protein L35: MAKIKARDLRGKKKEELLKQLEDLKVELSQLRVAKVTGGAASKLSKIRVVRKSIARVLTVINQTQKENLRKFYKGKKYKPLDLRPKKTRAMRRRLNKHEENLKTKKQQRKERLYPLRKYAVKA; this comes from the exons ATG GCCAAAATTAAGGCTCGAGACCTTCGCGGCAAGAAGAAGGAGGAGCTGCTTAAACAGCTGGAAGACCTGAAGGTGGAATTGTCCCAGCTGCGCGTCGCCAAAGTGACAGGCGGGGCGGCCTCCAAACTCTCCAAGAT CCGGGTTGTTCGTAAATCCATCGCCCGCGTTCTCACCGTCATCAACCAGACTCAGAAAGAGAACCTCAGGAAATTCTACAAG GGTAAGAAGTATAAGCCCCTGGATCTGCGGCCCAAGAAGACACGTGCCATGCGCCGCCGGCTAAACAAGCACGAGGAAAACCTGAAGACCAAGAAGCAGCAGCGGAAGGAGCGGCTATACCCACTGCGGAAGTATGCGGTCAAGGCCTGA
- the WDR38 gene encoding WD repeat-containing protein 38 isoform X2, whose protein sequence is MFLSRPCHILFHQVNRGAWRRLALALTQSSWHRVAGTSGWCSGRCRYVEGWPERDLGPRGDNPHPSAPERLFHFPHCPCPHLASKTPLHLAAATSPATPALCTSRSLPVRVMRPGLPSPPLKDQSGQMLRHLGGHRDSVQSSDFAPSSDRVATGSWDSAICIWDLRTGTPVTSHQELEGHSGNISCLCYSASGLLASGSWDKTIHIWKPSTRNLLVQLKGHVTWVKSIAFSPDGSQLASAGYSHMVKVWDCNTGKCMETLKVSKVHGCSTQGCRKRPARGGWEQAGLAFPEPSEVLSAGSPGCGPRLCLHPRWETLSVWSC, encoded by the exons ATGTTCCTTTCTAGACCCTGCCATATCCTGTTCCACCAGGTCAACAGAGGAGCGTGGAGACGGTTAGCTTTAGCCCTGACTCAAAGCAGCTGGCATCGGGTGGCTGGGACAAGCGGGTGGTGCTCTGGGAGGTGCAGGTATGTGGAGGGGTGGCCAGAGCGAGACCTGGGACCTAGAGGAgacaacccccaccccagtgccccagaaAGGTTGTTCCATTTTCCCCACTGCCCATGCCCACACCTGGCATCCAAGACCCCCTTACATCTGGCTGCAGCTACATCCCCAGCCACACCAGCCCTCTGTACCTCAAGATCTCTGCCTGTGAGGGTCATGCGGCCTGGattgccctctcctcccctcaagGACCAG TCTGGCCAGATGCTGCGCCACTTAGGAGGGCACCGAGACTCTGTCCAGAGCAGTGACTTCGCACCCAGCTCAGACCGCGTG GCCACTGGCTCCTGGGACTCTGCTATCTGCATCTGGGACCTGCGGACGGGGACCCCAGTGACCTCCCACCAAGAGCTGGAGGGCCACAGTGGCAACATCAGCTGCCTGTGCTACTCAGCATCCGGCCTCCTG GCTTCCGGCTCCTGGGACAAGACCATCCACATCTGGAAGCCTTCCACCAGAAACCTGCTTGTTCAGCTCAAGGGCCATGTCACCTGGGTGAAGAGCATAGCTTTCTCTCCTGATGGGTCACAGCTAGCCAGCGCTGGCTACTCCCATATG GTCAAAGTCTGGGACTGCAACACAGGAAAGTGCATGGAGACTCTGAAGGTAAGTAAGGTCCACGGATGTAGCACCCAAGGGTGTAGGAAAAGGCCTGCCAGGGGGGGTTGGGAGCAGGCAGGACTCGCGTTCCCAGAGCCCAGTGAAGTGCTTTCGGCAGGGAGTCCTGGATGTGGCCCACGCCTGTGCCTTCACCCCAGATGGGAAACTCTTAGTGTCTGGAGCTGCTGA